The proteins below come from a single Mus musculus strain C57BL/6J chromosome 5, GRCm38.p6 C57BL/6J genomic window:
- the Cdkl2 gene encoding cyclin-dependent kinase-like 2 isoform 2 (isoform 2 is encoded by transcript variant 2) — protein MEKYENLGLVGEGSYGMVMKCRNKDSGRIVAIKKFLESDDDKMVKKIAMREIKLLKQLRHENLVNLLEVCKKKKRWYLVFEFVDHTILDDLKLFPNGLDYQVVQKYLFQIINGIGFCHSHNIIHRDIKPENILVSQSGVVKLCDFGFARTLAAPGEVYTDYVATRWYRAPELLVGDVKYGKAVDIWAIGCLVIEMLMGQPLFPGESDIDQLHHIMTCLGNLIPRHQELFYKNPVFAGVRLPEVKDAEAEPLESRYPKLPEAVISLAKKCLHIDPDKRPFCADLLRHDFFQMDGFAERFSQELQLKIEKDARNNSLPKKSQNRKKEKDDALGEERKTLVVQDTNADPKIKDSKVFKVKGSKIDVEKMEKGSRASNANCLHDNGTNHKGLASTSLRDCSNVNIDHSRNPGTAIPPLTHNLSAVAPGINAGMGTIPGVQNYRVDEKTKKYCNPFVKPNQPPPAGIYNMNVSTSVSGEKYLLQANKKRKEYPKADVRLPELNYNHLPELRALEGIARNSRLIKKENKCLSESRIPSLAAIDLHVSSVASHQMLPALEMTSSCTRALIP, from the exons ATGGAGAAGTACGAGAACCTAGGATTGGTTGGAGAGGGGAGTTACGGAATGGTGATGAAGTGTAGGAACAAAGACAGTGGAAGAATTGTGGCCATTAAGAAGTTCCTAGAAAGTGACGATGATAAAATGGTTAAGAAGATCGCAATGCGAGAGATCAAGTTACTAAAG CAACTGCGGCATGAAAATTTGGTGAATCTGTTGGAagtatgtaagaaaaaaaaacgtTGGTACCTAGTCTTTGAATTTGTTGACCACACGATTCTTGATGACTTGAAACTCTTTCCAAATGGACTAGACTATCAAGTAGttcaaaaatatttgtttcaGATTATTAATGGAATTGGATTTTGCCACAGTCACAAT ATCATACACAGAGATATAAAGCCTGAGAATATATTAGTCTCCCAGTCTGGCGTTGTAAAATTATGTGACTTTGGATTTGCACGGACCCTGGCGGCTCCAGGGGAGGTTTACACTGACTATGTGGCCACCCGGTGGTACAGAGCTCCAGAACTGCTGGTCGGTGACGTCAAGTATGGCAA GGCTGTGGATATCTGGGCCATTGGTTGTCTGGTCATTGAAATGCTTATGGGGCAGCCACTGTTTCCAGGAGAATCTGATATTGATCAGCTACATCATATTATGACATGTTTAG GTAATTTAATTCCAAGACACCAGGAGCTATTTTATAAAAATCCTGTGTTTGCTGGAGTAAGGTTGCCTGAGGTCAAAGATGCAGAAGCAGAGCCTCTTGAGAGCCGCTATCCTAAGCTCCCTGAAGCTGTGATCAGTTTAGCAAAG AAATGCTTGCACATTGACCCAGACAAAAGGCCCTTCTGTGCTGACCTTCTGCGCCATGACTTCTttcaaatggatggatttgctGAGAG GTTTTCTCAAGAATTGCagttaaaaatagagaaagatgCCAGGAATAATTCTTTACCTAAAAagtctcaaaacagaaagaaagaaaaagacgaTGCCTTAggtgaagaaagaaaaacccttGTGGTACAG GATACCAATGCTGACCCCAAAATTAAGGATTCAAAAGTATTTAAAGTAAAGGGGTCAAAAATTGATGttgagaaaatggaaaaaggaagtaGAGCTTCAAATGCCAACTGTCTCCATGACAATGGGACAAACCACAAAGGCTTGGCTTCCACCAGCCTCAGAGATTGCAGCAATGTCAACATTGATCACTCAAGGAACCCAGGCACAGCGATTCCTCCCCTCACACACAATCTTTCTGCAGTTGCTCCTGGCATTAATGCTGGAATGGGGACTATTCCTGGCGTTCAGAATTACAG agtggatgagaaaacaaagaaatactgTAATCCATTTGTTAAACCAAATCAGCCTCCTCCAGCAGGGATTTATAATATGAATGTGAGCACATCC GTCTCAGGTGAAAAGTACCTCCTTCAGGcaaacaagaaaaggaaggaatatcCCAAAGCAGACGTGCGGTTGCCTGAACTAAACTATAACCATCTTCCTGAACTGAGAGCTTTAGAAGGCATAG CTCGAAATTCTAGgctaataaagaaagagaacaaatgcCTTTCAGAATCTCGAATTCCCTCTCTGGCTGCCATTGATCTGCACGTGTCCAGTGTTGCATCACACCAG ATGCTGCCAGCCCTGGAGATGACGTCCTCTTGCACGAGAGCACTGATACCCTAG
- the Cdkl2 gene encoding cyclin-dependent kinase-like 2 isoform X2, with protein sequence MEKYENLGLVGEGSYGMVMKCRNKDSGRIVAIKKFLESDDDKMVKKIAMREIKLLKQLRHENLVNLLEVCKKKKRWYLVFEFVDHTILDDLKLFPNGLDYQVVQKYLFQIINGIGFCHSHNIIHRDIKPENILVSQSGVVKLCDFGFARTLAAPGEVYTDYVATRWYRAPELLVGDVKYGKAVDIWAIGCLVIEMLMGQPLFPGESDIDQLHHIMTCLGNLIPRHQELFYKNPVFAGVRLPEVKDAEAEPLESRYPKLPEAVISLAKKCLHIDPDKRPFCADLLRHDFFQMDGFAERFSQELQLKIEKDARNNSLPKKSQNRKKEKDDALGEERKTLVVQDTNADPKIKDSKVFKVKGSKIDVEKMEKGSRASNANCLHDNGTNHKGLASTSLRDCSNVNIDHSRNPGTAIPPLTHNLSAVAPGINAGMGTIPGVQNYRVDEKTKKYCNPFVKPNQPPPAGIYNMNVSTSVSGEKYLLQANKKRKEYPKADVRLPELNYNHLPELRALEGIARNSRLIKKENKCLSESRIPSLAAIDLHVSSVASHQTTQHLQVLPTYSV encoded by the exons ATGGAGAAGTACGAGAACCTAGGATTGGTTGGAGAGGGGAGTTACGGAATGGTGATGAAGTGTAGGAACAAAGACAGTGGAAGAATTGTGGCCATTAAGAAGTTCCTAGAAAGTGACGATGATAAAATGGTTAAGAAGATCGCAATGCGAGAGATCAAGTTACTAAAG CAACTGCGGCATGAAAATTTGGTGAATCTGTTGGAagtatgtaagaaaaaaaaacgtTGGTACCTAGTCTTTGAATTTGTTGACCACACGATTCTTGATGACTTGAAACTCTTTCCAAATGGACTAGACTATCAAGTAGttcaaaaatatttgtttcaGATTATTAATGGAATTGGATTTTGCCACAGTCACAAT ATCATACACAGAGATATAAAGCCTGAGAATATATTAGTCTCCCAGTCTGGCGTTGTAAAATTATGTGACTTTGGATTTGCACGGACCCTGGCGGCTCCAGGGGAGGTTTACACTGACTATGTGGCCACCCGGTGGTACAGAGCTCCAGAACTGCTGGTCGGTGACGTCAAGTATGGCAA GGCTGTGGATATCTGGGCCATTGGTTGTCTGGTCATTGAAATGCTTATGGGGCAGCCACTGTTTCCAGGAGAATCTGATATTGATCAGCTACATCATATTATGACATGTTTAG GTAATTTAATTCCAAGACACCAGGAGCTATTTTATAAAAATCCTGTGTTTGCTGGAGTAAGGTTGCCTGAGGTCAAAGATGCAGAAGCAGAGCCTCTTGAGAGCCGCTATCCTAAGCTCCCTGAAGCTGTGATCAGTTTAGCAAAG AAATGCTTGCACATTGACCCAGACAAAAGGCCCTTCTGTGCTGACCTTCTGCGCCATGACTTCTttcaaatggatggatttgctGAGAG GTTTTCTCAAGAATTGCagttaaaaatagagaaagatgCCAGGAATAATTCTTTACCTAAAAagtctcaaaacagaaagaaagaaaaagacgaTGCCTTAggtgaagaaagaaaaacccttGTGGTACAG GATACCAATGCTGACCCCAAAATTAAGGATTCAAAAGTATTTAAAGTAAAGGGGTCAAAAATTGATGttgagaaaatggaaaaaggaagtaGAGCTTCAAATGCCAACTGTCTCCATGACAATGGGACAAACCACAAAGGCTTGGCTTCCACCAGCCTCAGAGATTGCAGCAATGTCAACATTGATCACTCAAGGAACCCAGGCACAGCGATTCCTCCCCTCACACACAATCTTTCTGCAGTTGCTCCTGGCATTAATGCTGGAATGGGGACTATTCCTGGCGTTCAGAATTACAG agtggatgagaaaacaaagaaatactgTAATCCATTTGTTAAACCAAATCAGCCTCCTCCAGCAGGGATTTATAATATGAATGTGAGCACATCC GTCTCAGGTGAAAAGTACCTCCTTCAGGcaaacaagaaaaggaaggaatatcCCAAAGCAGACGTGCGGTTGCCTGAACTAAACTATAACCATCTTCCTGAACTGAGAGCTTTAGAAGGCATAG CTCGAAATTCTAGgctaataaagaaagagaacaaatgcCTTTCAGAATCTCGAATTCCCTCTCTGGCTGCCATTGATCTGCACGTGTCCAGTGTTGCATCACACCAG ACTACACAGCACCTGCAAGTGTTACCAACATACTCAGTATGA
- the Cdkl2 gene encoding cyclin-dependent kinase-like 2 isoform X1 → MEKYENLGLVGEGSYGMVMKCRNKDSGRIVAIKKFLESDDDKMVKKIAMREIKLLKQLRHENLVNLLEVCKKKKRWYLVFEFVDHTILDDLKLFPNGLDYQVVQKYLFQIINGIGFCHSHNIIHRDIKPENILVSQSGVVKLCDFGFARTLAAPGEVYTDYVATRWYRAPELLVGDVKYGKAVDIWAIGCLVIEMLMGQPLFPGESDIDQLHHIMTCLGNLIPRHQELFYKNPVFAGVRLPEVKDAEAEPLESRYPKLPEAVISLAKKCLHIDPDKRPFCADLLRHDFFQMDGFAERFSQELQLKIEKDARNNSLPKKSQNRKKEKDDALGEERKTLVVQDTNADPKIKDSKVFKVKGSKIDVEKMEKGSRASNANCLHDNGTNHKGLASTSLRDCSNVNIDHSRNPGTAIPPLTHNLSAVAPGINAGMGTIPGVQNYRVDEKTKKYCNPFVKPNQPPPAGIYNMNVSTSVSGEKYLLQANKKRKEYPKADVRLPELNYNHLPELRALEGIARNSRLIKKENKCLSESRIPSLAAIDLHVSSVASHQGAGSPLSDDSEADLPRMEHQH, encoded by the exons ATGGAGAAGTACGAGAACCTAGGATTGGTTGGAGAGGGGAGTTACGGAATGGTGATGAAGTGTAGGAACAAAGACAGTGGAAGAATTGTGGCCATTAAGAAGTTCCTAGAAAGTGACGATGATAAAATGGTTAAGAAGATCGCAATGCGAGAGATCAAGTTACTAAAG CAACTGCGGCATGAAAATTTGGTGAATCTGTTGGAagtatgtaagaaaaaaaaacgtTGGTACCTAGTCTTTGAATTTGTTGACCACACGATTCTTGATGACTTGAAACTCTTTCCAAATGGACTAGACTATCAAGTAGttcaaaaatatttgtttcaGATTATTAATGGAATTGGATTTTGCCACAGTCACAAT ATCATACACAGAGATATAAAGCCTGAGAATATATTAGTCTCCCAGTCTGGCGTTGTAAAATTATGTGACTTTGGATTTGCACGGACCCTGGCGGCTCCAGGGGAGGTTTACACTGACTATGTGGCCACCCGGTGGTACAGAGCTCCAGAACTGCTGGTCGGTGACGTCAAGTATGGCAA GGCTGTGGATATCTGGGCCATTGGTTGTCTGGTCATTGAAATGCTTATGGGGCAGCCACTGTTTCCAGGAGAATCTGATATTGATCAGCTACATCATATTATGACATGTTTAG GTAATTTAATTCCAAGACACCAGGAGCTATTTTATAAAAATCCTGTGTTTGCTGGAGTAAGGTTGCCTGAGGTCAAAGATGCAGAAGCAGAGCCTCTTGAGAGCCGCTATCCTAAGCTCCCTGAAGCTGTGATCAGTTTAGCAAAG AAATGCTTGCACATTGACCCAGACAAAAGGCCCTTCTGTGCTGACCTTCTGCGCCATGACTTCTttcaaatggatggatttgctGAGAG GTTTTCTCAAGAATTGCagttaaaaatagagaaagatgCCAGGAATAATTCTTTACCTAAAAagtctcaaaacagaaagaaagaaaaagacgaTGCCTTAggtgaagaaagaaaaacccttGTGGTACAG GATACCAATGCTGACCCCAAAATTAAGGATTCAAAAGTATTTAAAGTAAAGGGGTCAAAAATTGATGttgagaaaatggaaaaaggaagtaGAGCTTCAAATGCCAACTGTCTCCATGACAATGGGACAAACCACAAAGGCTTGGCTTCCACCAGCCTCAGAGATTGCAGCAATGTCAACATTGATCACTCAAGGAACCCAGGCACAGCGATTCCTCCCCTCACACACAATCTTTCTGCAGTTGCTCCTGGCATTAATGCTGGAATGGGGACTATTCCTGGCGTTCAGAATTACAG agtggatgagaaaacaaagaaatactgTAATCCATTTGTTAAACCAAATCAGCCTCCTCCAGCAGGGATTTATAATATGAATGTGAGCACATCC GTCTCAGGTGAAAAGTACCTCCTTCAGGcaaacaagaaaaggaaggaatatcCCAAAGCAGACGTGCGGTTGCCTGAACTAAACTATAACCATCTTCCTGAACTGAGAGCTTTAGAAGGCATAG CTCGAAATTCTAGgctaataaagaaagagaacaaatgcCTTTCAGAATCTCGAATTCCCTCTCTGGCTGCCATTGATCTGCACGTGTCCAGTGTTGCATCACACCAG GGAGCAGGATCACCCCTGTCAGATGATTCTGAGGCTGATTTGCCTCGGATGGAACACCAACACTGA
- the Cdkl2 gene encoding cyclin-dependent kinase-like 2 isoform X4, with amino-acid sequence MEKYENLGLVGEGSYGMVMKCRNKDSGRIVAIKKFLESDDDKMVKKIAMREIKLLKIIHRDIKPENILVSQSGVVKLCDFGFARTLAAPGEVYTDYVATRWYRAPELLVGDVKYGKAVDIWAIGCLVIEMLMGQPLFPGESDIDQLHHIMTCLGNLIPRHQELFYKNPVFAGVRLPEVKDAEAEPLESRYPKLPEAVISLAKKCLHIDPDKRPFCADLLRHDFFQMDGFAERFSQELQLKIEKDARNNSLPKKSQNRKKEKDDALGEERKTLVVQDTNADPKIKDSKVFKVKGSKIDVEKMEKGSRASNANCLHDNGTNHKGLASTSLRDCSNVNIDHSRNPGTAIPPLTHNLSAVAPGINAGMGTIPGVQNYRVDEKTKKYCNPFVKPNQPPPAGIYNMNVSTSVSGEKYLLQANKKRKEYPKADVRLPELNYNHLPELRALEGIARNSRLIKKENKCLSESRIPSLAAIDLHVSSVASHQGAGSPLSDDSEADLPRMEHQH; translated from the exons ATGGAGAAGTACGAGAACCTAGGATTGGTTGGAGAGGGGAGTTACGGAATGGTGATGAAGTGTAGGAACAAAGACAGTGGAAGAATTGTGGCCATTAAGAAGTTCCTAGAAAGTGACGATGATAAAATGGTTAAGAAGATCGCAATGCGAGAGATCAAGTTACTAAAG ATCATACACAGAGATATAAAGCCTGAGAATATATTAGTCTCCCAGTCTGGCGTTGTAAAATTATGTGACTTTGGATTTGCACGGACCCTGGCGGCTCCAGGGGAGGTTTACACTGACTATGTGGCCACCCGGTGGTACAGAGCTCCAGAACTGCTGGTCGGTGACGTCAAGTATGGCAA GGCTGTGGATATCTGGGCCATTGGTTGTCTGGTCATTGAAATGCTTATGGGGCAGCCACTGTTTCCAGGAGAATCTGATATTGATCAGCTACATCATATTATGACATGTTTAG GTAATTTAATTCCAAGACACCAGGAGCTATTTTATAAAAATCCTGTGTTTGCTGGAGTAAGGTTGCCTGAGGTCAAAGATGCAGAAGCAGAGCCTCTTGAGAGCCGCTATCCTAAGCTCCCTGAAGCTGTGATCAGTTTAGCAAAG AAATGCTTGCACATTGACCCAGACAAAAGGCCCTTCTGTGCTGACCTTCTGCGCCATGACTTCTttcaaatggatggatttgctGAGAG GTTTTCTCAAGAATTGCagttaaaaatagagaaagatgCCAGGAATAATTCTTTACCTAAAAagtctcaaaacagaaagaaagaaaaagacgaTGCCTTAggtgaagaaagaaaaacccttGTGGTACAG GATACCAATGCTGACCCCAAAATTAAGGATTCAAAAGTATTTAAAGTAAAGGGGTCAAAAATTGATGttgagaaaatggaaaaaggaagtaGAGCTTCAAATGCCAACTGTCTCCATGACAATGGGACAAACCACAAAGGCTTGGCTTCCACCAGCCTCAGAGATTGCAGCAATGTCAACATTGATCACTCAAGGAACCCAGGCACAGCGATTCCTCCCCTCACACACAATCTTTCTGCAGTTGCTCCTGGCATTAATGCTGGAATGGGGACTATTCCTGGCGTTCAGAATTACAG agtggatgagaaaacaaagaaatactgTAATCCATTTGTTAAACCAAATCAGCCTCCTCCAGCAGGGATTTATAATATGAATGTGAGCACATCC GTCTCAGGTGAAAAGTACCTCCTTCAGGcaaacaagaaaaggaaggaatatcCCAAAGCAGACGTGCGGTTGCCTGAACTAAACTATAACCATCTTCCTGAACTGAGAGCTTTAGAAGGCATAG CTCGAAATTCTAGgctaataaagaaagagaacaaatgcCTTTCAGAATCTCGAATTCCCTCTCTGGCTGCCATTGATCTGCACGTGTCCAGTGTTGCATCACACCAG GGAGCAGGATCACCCCTGTCAGATGATTCTGAGGCTGATTTGCCTCGGATGGAACACCAACACTGA
- the Cdkl2 gene encoding cyclin-dependent kinase-like 2 isoform X3 has translation MEKYENLGLVGEGSYGMVMKCRNKDSGRIVAIKKFLESDDDKMVKKIAMREIKLLKQLRHENLVNLLEVCKKKKRWYLVFEFVDHTILDDLKLFPNGLDYQVVQKYLFQIINGIGFCHSHNIIHRDIKPENILVSQSGVVKLCDFGFARTLAAPGEVYTDYVATRWYRAPELLVGDVKYGKAVDIWAIGCLVIEMLMGQPLFPGESDIDQLHHIMTCLGNLIPRHQELFYKNPVFAGVRLPEVKDAEAEPLESRYPKLPEAVISLAKKCLHIDPDKRPFCADLLRHDFFQMDGFAERFSQELQLKIEKDARNNSLPKKSQNRKKEKDDALGEERKTLVVQDTNADPKIKDSKVFKVKGSKIDVEKMEKGSRASNANCLHDNGTNHKGLASTSLRDCSNVNIDHSRNPGTAIPPLTHNLSAVAPGINAGMGTIPGVQNYRVDEKTKKYCNPFVKPNQPPPAGIYNMNVSTSVSGEKYLLQANKKRKEYPKADVRLPELNYNHLPELRALEGIARNSRLIKKENKCLSESRIPSLAAIDLHVSSVASHQKL, from the exons ATGGAGAAGTACGAGAACCTAGGATTGGTTGGAGAGGGGAGTTACGGAATGGTGATGAAGTGTAGGAACAAAGACAGTGGAAGAATTGTGGCCATTAAGAAGTTCCTAGAAAGTGACGATGATAAAATGGTTAAGAAGATCGCAATGCGAGAGATCAAGTTACTAAAG CAACTGCGGCATGAAAATTTGGTGAATCTGTTGGAagtatgtaagaaaaaaaaacgtTGGTACCTAGTCTTTGAATTTGTTGACCACACGATTCTTGATGACTTGAAACTCTTTCCAAATGGACTAGACTATCAAGTAGttcaaaaatatttgtttcaGATTATTAATGGAATTGGATTTTGCCACAGTCACAAT ATCATACACAGAGATATAAAGCCTGAGAATATATTAGTCTCCCAGTCTGGCGTTGTAAAATTATGTGACTTTGGATTTGCACGGACCCTGGCGGCTCCAGGGGAGGTTTACACTGACTATGTGGCCACCCGGTGGTACAGAGCTCCAGAACTGCTGGTCGGTGACGTCAAGTATGGCAA GGCTGTGGATATCTGGGCCATTGGTTGTCTGGTCATTGAAATGCTTATGGGGCAGCCACTGTTTCCAGGAGAATCTGATATTGATCAGCTACATCATATTATGACATGTTTAG GTAATTTAATTCCAAGACACCAGGAGCTATTTTATAAAAATCCTGTGTTTGCTGGAGTAAGGTTGCCTGAGGTCAAAGATGCAGAAGCAGAGCCTCTTGAGAGCCGCTATCCTAAGCTCCCTGAAGCTGTGATCAGTTTAGCAAAG AAATGCTTGCACATTGACCCAGACAAAAGGCCCTTCTGTGCTGACCTTCTGCGCCATGACTTCTttcaaatggatggatttgctGAGAG GTTTTCTCAAGAATTGCagttaaaaatagagaaagatgCCAGGAATAATTCTTTACCTAAAAagtctcaaaacagaaagaaagaaaaagacgaTGCCTTAggtgaagaaagaaaaacccttGTGGTACAG GATACCAATGCTGACCCCAAAATTAAGGATTCAAAAGTATTTAAAGTAAAGGGGTCAAAAATTGATGttgagaaaatggaaaaaggaagtaGAGCTTCAAATGCCAACTGTCTCCATGACAATGGGACAAACCACAAAGGCTTGGCTTCCACCAGCCTCAGAGATTGCAGCAATGTCAACATTGATCACTCAAGGAACCCAGGCACAGCGATTCCTCCCCTCACACACAATCTTTCTGCAGTTGCTCCTGGCATTAATGCTGGAATGGGGACTATTCCTGGCGTTCAGAATTACAG agtggatgagaaaacaaagaaatactgTAATCCATTTGTTAAACCAAATCAGCCTCCTCCAGCAGGGATTTATAATATGAATGTGAGCACATCC GTCTCAGGTGAAAAGTACCTCCTTCAGGcaaacaagaaaaggaaggaatatcCCAAAGCAGACGTGCGGTTGCCTGAACTAAACTATAACCATCTTCCTGAACTGAGAGCTTTAGAAGGCATAG CTCGAAATTCTAGgctaataaagaaagagaacaaatgcCTTTCAGAATCTCGAATTCCCTCTCTGGCTGCCATTGATCTGCACGTGTCCAGTGTTGCATCACACCAG aagcTGTAG
- the Gm46915 gene encoding uncharacterized protein Gm46915, protein MFFTGAAQVQRYSSQVQLRLKDTLHRCSSGAEILFTGAAQAQRYSSHVQLRRRDTLHRCSSGTEILFTGAAQAQRYSSQVQLRLRDTLHRCSSGTEILFTGAGQVQRYSSQVQLRRRDTLHRCSSGAEILFTGAAQVQRYSSQVQLRCRDTLHRCSSGTEILFTGAAQAQRYSSQVQLRLRDTLHRCSSGTEILFTGAAQTQRYSSQVQLRLRDTLHRCRSGAEILFTGAAQAQRYSSQVQLRLRDTLHRCSSDSEILFTGAAQVSLRFDVLQGECALRNLVSLIWDQFCL, encoded by the exons ATGTTCTTCACAGGTGCAGCTCAGGTGCAGAGATACTCTTCACAGGTGCAGCTCAGGCTCAAAGATACTCTTCACAGGTGCAGCTCAGGTGCAGAGATACTCTTCACAGGTGCAGCTCAGGCACAGAGATACTCTTCACATGTGCAGCTCAGGCGCAGAGATACTCTTCACAGGTGCAGCTCAGGCACAGAGATACTCTTCACAGGTGCAGCTCAGGCTCAGAGATACTCTTCACAGGTGCAGCTCAGACTCAGAGATACTCTTCACAGGTGCAGCTCAGGCACAGAGATACTCTTCACAGGTGCAGGTCAGGTGCAGAGATACTCTTCACAGGTGCAGCTCAGGCGCAGAGATACTCTTCACAGGTGCAGCTCAGGCGCAGAGATACTCTTCACAGGTGCAGCTCAGGTGCAGAGATACTCTTCACAGGTGCAGCTCAGGTGTAGAGATACTCTTCACAGGTGCAGCTCAGGCACAGAGATACTCTTCACAGGTGCAGCTCAGGCACAGAGATACTCTTCACAGGTGCAGCTCAGACTCAGAGATACTCTTCACAGGTGCAGCTCAGGCACAGAGATACTCTTCACAGGTGCAGCTCAGACTCAGAGATACTCTTCACAGGTGCAGCTCAGGCTCAGAGATACTCTTCACAGGTGCAGGTCAGGTGCAGAGATACTCTTCACAGGTGCAGCTCAGGCTCAGAGATACTCTTCACAAGTGCAGCTCAGGCTCAGAGATACTCTTCACAGGTGCAGCTCAGACTCAGAGATACTCTTCACAG GTGCAGCTCAGGTCTCACTCAGATTTGATGTGCTTCAGGGGGAATGTGCTCTTAGGAATTTGGTAAGTCTCATATGGGATCAATTTTGTTTGTAA